In Terriglobales bacterium, a genomic segment contains:
- a CDS encoding holo-[acyl-carrier-protein] synthase, which yields MIVGTGVDIVEVPRVAAAIERFGQRFLERVFTPNEIRYCDSKRNRAERYAARFAAKEAALKALGTGWRRGVAWREVEVRREPGGRPTLHFSGKAAAFAASLGTRRAALSLSHTAEQAIAQVILESD from the coding sequence ATGATCGTCGGCACGGGCGTGGACATCGTGGAGGTGCCGCGGGTGGCGGCGGCCATCGAGCGCTTCGGTCAGCGCTTCCTGGAGCGCGTGTTCACCCCAAACGAGATCCGCTACTGCGATTCCAAGCGCAATCGTGCCGAGCGCTACGCCGCCCGCTTCGCCGCCAAGGAGGCCGCGCTCAAGGCGCTGGGCACAGGCTGGAGGCGCGGCGTGGCCTGGCGCGAGGTCGAGGTGCGGCGCGAGCCCGGTGGTCGCCCTACCCTCCACTTTTCCGGCAAGGCAGCCGCCTTTGCCGCCAGCCTGGGAACCAGGCGCGCGGCGCTTTCGCTCTCCCACACTGCAGAGCAGGCCATCGCGCAAGTCATCTTGGAGAGCGATTAG